A DNA window from Ornithodoros turicata isolate Travis chromosome 10, ASM3712646v1, whole genome shotgun sequence contains the following coding sequences:
- the LOC135370610 gene encoding ultraviolet-sensitive opsin-like isoform X2, translating into MVFFGRDAESASVLMFQPELTTNITDILVPTLTVSQAPADDLLAHPFLLHLVSTATASVLGIVLNGYILIVLIWNKHFQTANNLLLLHLAFVDTLFCVVVLGTNIAFWALPSTTDELSSACQAHGAVWTSLPVVMVWTLCGLSCDRYAAISTPLHYSRLVNTRRASVFLIVSWMLGVSLAIPPLARICSYVYQPARCACISHCPGTSPVELGYAFTYVWVVIVFPVTIILICNLHVLTIARYHRHRIVAAIYEVTLRAQATVTHQRNPWYLSKFKGRNAVFTIIQLFGSLALLTAPYFGVLSWEAATGKRIHEVVASVTTVLLCWTPSVNAYVYGVKSRVLRQTFKNLLRRHFYKQEVTREVDRRLSMCAAVAPGGKPKLIRRFSAPDMVGNTTKKQGKGFLPRRASEKCMVLTGLRTPPTRMALSTRRSALRLDGQPSRVSVFPLILENGLSEDEQFGNNNNDDEDDDSRSPSRHTPDSTITRPFTV; encoded by the coding sequence ATGGTGTTCTTCGGCCGCGACGCCGAGTCCGCCAGCGTACTCATGTTCCAACCCGAGTTAACCACCAACATCACCGACATCCTCGTTCCAACCCTGACTGTCTCTCAAGCCCCGGCAGATGACCTTCTGGCCCACCCGTTCTTGCTGCATCTAGTCAGCACTGCCACGGCGTCAGTTCTCGGCATTGTCCTCAACGGCTACATCCTAATCGTGCTCATCTGGAACAAGCACTTTCAAACGGCCAACAACTTGCTCCTGCTTCACCTTGCCTTCGTGGACACCCTGTTTTGCGTGGTGGTTCTCGGGACTAATATCGCGTTCTGGGCGCTCCCTTCGACGACGGATGAACTGTCTTCCGCTTGCCAAGCTCATGGCGCTGTGTGGACTTCCCTCCCCGTTGTTATGGTATGGACCTTGTGCGGGTTAAGCTGTGACCGCTACGCGGCGATCTCAACTCCGCTCCACTACTCCAGACTAGTCAACACTCGACGAGCGTCCGTGTTCCTCATCGTCTCCTGGATGCTCGGCGTCTCTCTAGCCATTCCCCCGTTGGCCCGTATTTGCAGCTACGTCTACCAGCCAGCCCGATGTGCTTGCATCTCGCACTGTCCGGGCACGAGCCCAGTGGAACTGGGCTACGCTTTCACCTACGTGTGGGTCGTCATCGTCTTCCCTGTAACTATCATCCTCATCTGTAATCTGCACGTCCTCACCATTGCCCGCTATCACCGACATCGCATCGTGGCCGCCATCTACGAAGTAACGTTACGGGCGCAAGCGACGGTCACCCACCAGCGTAACCCCTGGTACCTCTCCAAGTTCAAAGGCCGCAACGCGGTGTTCACCATCATCCAACTGTTCGGCTCCCTCGCGCTGCTCACTGCACCGTACTTCGGGGTTTTGTCCTGGGAAGCGGCGACGGGCAAACGCATCCACGAGGTGGTCGCGTCTGTGACTACTGTCCTGCTGTGCTGGACGCCGTCTGTGAACGCTTACGTGTACGGCGTCAAGAGTCGCGTTCTGCGACAGACTTTCAAAAACCTCTTGCGGCGCCACTTCTACAAGCAAGAGGTGACTCGGGAGGTGGATAGGAGACTCTCGATGTGCGCGGCGGTGGCCCCAGGTGGGAAACCGAAACTGATCCGACGGTTCTCCGCTCCGGACATGGTAGGGAACACCACTAAGAAGCAGGGTAAAGGATTTTTGCCGCGCCGGGCGTCCGAAAAGTGTATGGTGTTAACGGGGTTGCGAACGCCGCCGACCAGGATGGCGCTGTCTACCAGGAGGTCGGCCCTGAGGCTGGACGGGCAGCCGAGTAGGGTGTCCGTGTTTCCGCTTATTCTCGAGAACGGACTGAGCGAGGACGAGCAGTtcggaaacaacaacaacgatgaCGAAGACGATGACTCGAGGTCACCTTCCCGACACACGCCGGATTCTACTATTACGAG
- the LOC135370610 gene encoding ultraviolet-sensitive opsin-like isoform X1 — protein MVFFGRDAESASVLMFQPELTTNITDILVPTLTVSQAPADDLLAHPFLLHLVSTATASVLGIVLNGYILIVLIWNKHFQTANNLLLLHLAFVDTLFCVVVLGTNIAFWALPSTTDELSSACQAHGAVWTSLPVVMVWTLCGLSCDRYAAISTPLHYSRLVNTRRASVFLIVSWMLGVSLAIPPLARICSYVYQPARCACISHCPGTSPVELGYAFTYVWVVIVFPVTIILICNLHVLTIARYHRHRIVAAIYEVTLRAQATVTHQRNPWYLSKFKGRNAVFTIIQLFGSLALLTAPYFGVLSWEAATGKRIHEVVASVTTVLLCWTPSVNAYVYGVKSRVLRQTFKNLLRRHFYKQEVTREVDRRLSMCAAVAPGGKPKLIRRFSAPDMVGNTTKKQGKGFLPRRASEKCMVLTGLRTPPTRMALSTRRSALRLDGQPSRVSVFPLILENGLSEDEQFGNNNNDDEDDDSRSPSRHTPDSTITRWRCSYAHARLVPE, from the coding sequence ATGGTGTTCTTCGGCCGCGACGCCGAGTCCGCCAGCGTACTCATGTTCCAACCCGAGTTAACCACCAACATCACCGACATCCTCGTTCCAACCCTGACTGTCTCTCAAGCCCCGGCAGATGACCTTCTGGCCCACCCGTTCTTGCTGCATCTAGTCAGCACTGCCACGGCGTCAGTTCTCGGCATTGTCCTCAACGGCTACATCCTAATCGTGCTCATCTGGAACAAGCACTTTCAAACGGCCAACAACTTGCTCCTGCTTCACCTTGCCTTCGTGGACACCCTGTTTTGCGTGGTGGTTCTCGGGACTAATATCGCGTTCTGGGCGCTCCCTTCGACGACGGATGAACTGTCTTCCGCTTGCCAAGCTCATGGCGCTGTGTGGACTTCCCTCCCCGTTGTTATGGTATGGACCTTGTGCGGGTTAAGCTGTGACCGCTACGCGGCGATCTCAACTCCGCTCCACTACTCCAGACTAGTCAACACTCGACGAGCGTCCGTGTTCCTCATCGTCTCCTGGATGCTCGGCGTCTCTCTAGCCATTCCCCCGTTGGCCCGTATTTGCAGCTACGTCTACCAGCCAGCCCGATGTGCTTGCATCTCGCACTGTCCGGGCACGAGCCCAGTGGAACTGGGCTACGCTTTCACCTACGTGTGGGTCGTCATCGTCTTCCCTGTAACTATCATCCTCATCTGTAATCTGCACGTCCTCACCATTGCCCGCTATCACCGACATCGCATCGTGGCCGCCATCTACGAAGTAACGTTACGGGCGCAAGCGACGGTCACCCACCAGCGTAACCCCTGGTACCTCTCCAAGTTCAAAGGCCGCAACGCGGTGTTCACCATCATCCAACTGTTCGGCTCCCTCGCGCTGCTCACTGCACCGTACTTCGGGGTTTTGTCCTGGGAAGCGGCGACGGGCAAACGCATCCACGAGGTGGTCGCGTCTGTGACTACTGTCCTGCTGTGCTGGACGCCGTCTGTGAACGCTTACGTGTACGGCGTCAAGAGTCGCGTTCTGCGACAGACTTTCAAAAACCTCTTGCGGCGCCACTTCTACAAGCAAGAGGTGACTCGGGAGGTGGATAGGAGACTCTCGATGTGCGCGGCGGTGGCCCCAGGTGGGAAACCGAAACTGATCCGACGGTTCTCCGCTCCGGACATGGTAGGGAACACCACTAAGAAGCAGGGTAAAGGATTTTTGCCGCGCCGGGCGTCCGAAAAGTGTATGGTGTTAACGGGGTTGCGAACGCCGCCGACCAGGATGGCGCTGTCTACCAGGAGGTCGGCCCTGAGGCTGGACGGGCAGCCGAGTAGGGTGTCCGTGTTTCCGCTTATTCTCGAGAACGGACTGAGCGAGGACGAGCAGTtcggaaacaacaacaacgatgaCGAAGACGATGACTCGAGGTCACCTTCCCGACACACGCCGGATTCTACTATTACGAG